The DNA segment ACACGACGAGTCACCATGACGGTAGTAGTGGCGGTAGCACGAGCACCGGTGGCGGTAGTACGAGCACGGGTGGTGGTAGTACCAGCACGAGCGGTGGCAGCACGAGCGGCGGTAGCACGAGCGGCGGTAGCACGAGCGGCGGCGGTGAGGGTGGTGGAACCACATCCCACCACGGTACGACGAGTCACCACGACACGACGAGTCACCATGACGGTAGTAGTGGCGGTAGCACGAGCACCGGTGGCGGTAGTACGAGCACGGGTGGTGGTAGTACCAGCACGAGCGGTGGCAGCACGAGCGGCGGTAGCACGAGCGGCGGTAGCACGAGCGGCGGCGGTGAGGGTGGTGGAACCACATCCCACCACGGTACGACGAGTCACCACGACACGACGAGTCACCATGACGGTAGTAGTGGCGGTAGCACGAGCACCGGTGGCGGTAGTACGAGCACGGGTGGTGGTAGTACCAGCACGAGCGGTGGTAGCACGAGCGGTGGTAGCACGAGCGGTGGTAGCACGAGCGGTGGTAGCACGAGTGGCGGTAGCACGAGTGGCGGCAGCACGAGTGGCGGTAGCACGAGCGGCGGTGGCGAGGGTGGTGGAACTACATCCCACCACGGTACGACGAGTCACCACGACACGACGAGTCACCACGATACGACGAGTCACCATGATGGCAGTAGTGGGGGTAGCACGAGTGGGGGTAGCACGAGCACGAGCGGCGGTGGTGAGGGTGGTGGTACCACGTCCCACCATGGTACGACTGGTCACCATGGTACGGTGGGTCACCACAGCGCAACGGGTCACCATTAGCGTGTGAGATAACGGTCGCCCCCTCATTCTCTCTTCACAATGAAGGATTGTGATCATTCGGATGTTCCGTGTGATCCAGTTTCTTCGCTTGTGGGGGAGGTGAGGGGGCGAAATTATTGCCCAATCTTATCTTGAGAAAGTGAGGTATTCCTCTTGAAACAGCACCTGGAACACCTCCTTGCGACGGCGGTAGGGCGGTTGCGTGTCGCGGGCCGGTTATCCGCTGATGTTGTTCCCACAGTAGCTGTGGAGCGTACCCGTGATCGCGTCCACGGAGACTTTGCCAGCAACTTGGCGTTGACCCTGGCAAAGTTGGCCCGGTGTAAGCCGCGAGAACTGGCTGAAGCGTTGTGTGCGCAGTTGCCACCTGATCCGAGATTGGATCGAGTAGAGGTGGCAGGTCCCGGGTTTATCAACTTTTTTCTCACCCACGCGGCCTATCAAGAGATGGTAGTGCGCGTGTTGGCGGAGGGAGAGACTTTCGGGTGTTCCAACTTGGGTGGTGGTCGATTGGTGCAGGTTGAATTCGTTTCTGCCAATCCTACTGGGCCGTTGCATGTTGGGCATGGTCGGGGAGCTGCCTGTGGTGCCGTAGTGGCGGATCTGTTGGCTGCCGTGGGCTTTCGAGTGCATCGGGAATATTACGTCAACGATGCCGGTCGTCAGATGGACATCCTGGCCACGAGCGTTTGGTTGCGTTATCTGGAACTGTGTGGTGAGGTTTTCCGTTTTCCCTCCAATGCCTACCGGGGCGACTACGTTTGGGACATCGCGGCGCTGTTGCATCGCACCCGCCAAGAGGCCCTGCGTATCGCTGCCGAAGTGGTTTTTACCTCTGTGCCTGAAGATGCTCCAAATATGGAAGAGCAGGCAGCGGGAATGGGTCCTGCCGGTGACAAGGAGGCTCATATCGACGCACTCATTGCCCGCGCTAAGCATCTGTTGGGAGAACAGAATTATCGTGAGGTTTTCGATCTTGGGCTTGGCGCTATCTTGGATGATATTCGCGATGACCTCGCCCATTTTGGCGTGCGTTATGACGAGTGGTATTCGGAGCGGTCGCTGGCTAAGCGT comes from the Gammaproteobacteria bacterium genome and includes:
- the argS gene encoding Arginine--tRNA ligase — protein: MKQHLEHLLATAVGRLRVAGRLSADVVPTVAVERTRDRVHGDFASNLALTLAKLARCKPRELAEALCAQLPPDPRLDRVEVAGPGFINFFLTHAAYQEMVVRVLAEGETFGCSNLGGGRLVQVEFVSANPTGPLHVGHGRGAACGAVVADLLAAVGFRVHREYYVNDAGRQMDILATSVWLRYLELCGEVFRFPSNAYRGDYVWDIAALLHRTRQEALRIAAEVVFTSVPEDAPNMEEQAAGMGPAGDKEAHIDALIARAKHLLGEQNYREVFDLGLGAILDDIRDDLAHFGVRYDEWYSERSLAKRGKVEEAINRLKAAGHLYLKDGAWWFQSSAFGDEKDRVVVRENGQTTYFASDIAYHMDKLERGFDHVVDIWGADHHGYVPRIKAALTALGDDPDKLQVLLVQFAILYRNGARMQMSTRSGEFVTLRELRKEVGKDAARFFYVLRSSEQHMDFDLDLAKSQSNDNPVYYCQYAHARVHSVFRALAEKGLPWDRNNAVVHLHRLTEDHEQALMVTLSRYPEVVKGAALTYAPHVLAHYLRELATDFHTYYNAHTFLVEDTDLRAARLALVEAARQVLANGLRLLGVSAPDTM